A region from the Halobacillus mangrovi genome encodes:
- a CDS encoding AbgT family transporter, with translation MSTNTTEKSNKGMARFLNFVEKAGNKLPEPFMLFVYLAAFTILFSWIVSLFGVTVEEPGTGEVVAIKSLVSGEGLNYILTSMLDNFTGFAPLGLVLAMMLGIGLADKVGLLETAIKSTILKAPKSLITYAVIFVGILGNLASDAAFVIVPPLAAMVFYTIGRHPLAGLAAGFAGVGSGFTANIIIAGTDALLSGISTEVMESIGSDIVVTPVDNWYFMIVSVVVLSITGALITEKIIEPRLGEYKGEASENEMEESTPLEKKGFKNAVIAGIVFIGVLILALAWPGSALRNEEGGIIPSPFLDGIVPIILFFFITIGIAYGVTVNKIESTRDISGFMSEAMKDMSGFIVLIFAAAQFIAYFSWTNIGTWVAVSGANMLESMNMTGLPVVVGFSMLTALMNLLIFSGSAQWALEAPIFLQMFYLLDYHPAFIQAAYRIADSSTNIITPMNPYIIVVLAFMREYNKKAGLGTLISLMLPYSIIFFIIWVILLIAFALLGIPFGPGVDMYIK, from the coding sequence ATGAGTACAAACACCACCGAAAAATCGAACAAAGGTATGGCGAGGTTTCTGAACTTTGTTGAAAAAGCAGGAAACAAACTGCCGGAGCCATTTATGTTATTTGTTTACTTGGCAGCGTTTACGATCTTGTTTTCCTGGATTGTGTCCTTATTTGGCGTGACCGTTGAGGAACCAGGAACGGGTGAAGTCGTTGCTATTAAAAGTCTCGTTTCAGGAGAAGGTCTTAATTACATTTTGACTTCCATGCTTGATAACTTCACTGGATTCGCTCCTCTCGGTCTCGTGTTGGCTATGATGCTTGGTATCGGATTAGCCGATAAAGTTGGATTACTGGAAACTGCGATTAAAAGTACCATTCTAAAAGCACCTAAATCATTAATCACTTATGCAGTCATTTTTGTCGGAATATTAGGTAACCTAGCTTCAGATGCAGCCTTTGTTATCGTACCACCATTAGCTGCGATGGTCTTCTATACAATCGGCCGTCACCCGCTGGCAGGTCTAGCAGCAGGTTTTGCCGGAGTGGGATCTGGTTTTACCGCCAATATTATCATTGCCGGTACAGATGCCTTGCTTTCCGGAATTTCCACAGAAGTCATGGAAAGTATTGGTTCTGACATTGTTGTTACTCCCGTTGATAACTGGTATTTCATGATTGTATCCGTTGTCGTCCTGTCTATTACCGGCGCTCTCATTACCGAGAAAATTATTGAACCACGATTAGGCGAATATAAAGGGGAAGCTTCTGAAAATGAAATGGAAGAAAGCACACCTTTAGAGAAAAAAGGGTTTAAAAATGCCGTCATTGCCGGGATCGTATTCATAGGTGTATTAATTCTTGCACTTGCTTGGCCAGGATCCGCACTTCGAAATGAAGAAGGCGGAATTATCCCATCTCCATTCTTAGATGGAATCGTACCAATCATTCTATTTTTCTTTATTACCATTGGTATCGCGTATGGCGTAACAGTAAATAAAATTGAATCGACAAGAGATATATCCGGCTTCATGAGCGAAGCTATGAAAGATATGTCAGGCTTTATTGTATTGATTTTTGCCGCTGCCCAGTTCATTGCTTACTTTAGTTGGACAAACATCGGAACGTGGGTAGCCGTCAGCGGTGCGAACATGCTTGAATCTATGAATATGACAGGACTTCCTGTCGTGGTAGGGTTCTCTATGCTGACAGCGCTTATGAATCTGCTAATCTTTAGTGGATCTGCGCAGTGGGCATTGGAAGCACCGATTTTCCTGCAGATGTTCTATCTATTAGACTATCATCCGGCGTTTATTCAGGCAGCCTACCGTATTGCTGACTCCTCAACGAACATTATCACTCCGATGAATCCGTATATCATCGTCGTGTTAGCTTTCATGAGAGAGTACAACAAGAAAGCTGGTTTAGGAACATTGATATCCCTTATGCTTCCTTACAGTATCATCTTCTTTATCATCTGGGTGATCTTGTTGATCGCTTTTGCGCTATTAGGTATTCCATTTGGTCCAGGTGTCGATATGTATATTAAATAA